The following proteins come from a genomic window of Montipora capricornis isolate CH-2021 chromosome 9, ASM3666992v2, whole genome shotgun sequence:
- the LOC138016755 gene encoding uncharacterized protein, whose amino-acid sequence MGDQTSFKRLQSYIPGLTEYRFKIARQHSLHYGRGAEIPRVRSPRMRVESKQLDHFLTYITSPHVIQDLPFGQRYLRLSSGEILETPNVIRTMIPNRLVKQYQAYCAETDFTPFSPATMLRVLSACTATVRKSLQGLDYIAADGAKGFEDLSLIVERLKDKGLDREIAKSWEVSLKEGKQYLKADYKVHVSDCSFVADHCSEHALSDSNDSELRSLCSHTHSLKCSQCERLRDVLYCMERYLVESNAKFAPEELEDLSHTLNEAVKAIQSWKAHQLRSVRQDAARTVCLSALNESTVLITQDWAMKFLPVKYRESQSDWFGKRGISWHISVIARKINGRYESQSFVHIVENTSQDSSVVVRIIEHTLRSLKEENPGIDTAFLRQDNAGCYHNSAVIASCSLMKLNTGVSVRRVDFSDPQGGKGACDRKAATIKGHVRRYINEGHDVQNAKEFKTAILSNGGVTGVRVAVVDAAVAACELPQVKMDGVSMLNNFEFSSDVVTVWRAFDVGRGKQISKSKLHVPDFLQACRFDCNISPGDFVGASQETSKKPGPNGTLEEEVKDDGDKKAATILFSCPNEGCVKMYERHSSLEKHLSFGKCRMMPEKENLLDKAKRTYHALLKEDTSTAKALEAGTLEVTDGVSLSEGWALKTTKKSARFNEAQKKYLEDKFNLGQEKGHKQDPERVAKDMRFAKKADGSRLFSSDEFLSAQQIQSFFSRMASKLRHAAAISDSDIKAAQHEQEFCDTRQVVLNEVQLQHPIAYDNFNLCDMRKKGSLKKLNITMLKIVCEYFGVCTDGFHVRRKAEYISALVELIDACGCYPV is encoded by the exons ATGGGGGACCAGACATCGTTTAAACGCCTCCAGAGCTACATACCAGGTCTCACCGAATACcgatttaaaattgcaagacaGCATTCCCTTCACTATGGGCGTGGGGCCGAAATACCCCGAGTAAGAAGCCCTAGGATGAGAGTGGAAAGTAAGCAGCTTGATCATTTTTTAACTTACATAACAAGTCCGCATGTCATCCAGGATCTCCCGTTTGGTCAGCGGTACCTCCGCCTCTCCTCTGGGGAGATACTAGAGACTCCAAATGTCATCAGGACGATGATTCCCAATAGGCTAGTAAAGCAATACCAGGCTTACTGCGCggaaacagattttactccatTCAGCCCAGCAACCATGCTAAGAGTCCTGTCCGCCTGTACAGCCACCGTGAGGAAGTCCCTACAGGGGCTAGATTACATTGCGGCAGATGGCGCGAAAGGTTTTGAAGATCTGTCTCTTATTGTGGAACGCCTAAAAGATAAGGGGCTTGACAGAGAGATCGCTAAAAGCTGGGAAGTGTCTCTGAAGGAGGGGAAACAATATTTGAAGGCTGACTATAAG GTTCATGTATCTGATTGCTCCTTTGTGGCGGACCATTGCAGTGAACATGCTCTGAGCGACAGCAACGACAGTGAACTAAGATCTCTCTGCTCACACACCCACAGTCTCAAGTGCTCGCAGTGTGAAAGACTCAGGGATGTCCTCTACTGTATGGAAAGATACCTAGTTGAGTCAAATGCAAAGTTCGCGCCTGAGGAGCTGGAAGATCTCTCGCACACACTGAATGAAGCAGTCAAGGCAATCCAGTCCTGGAAAGCCCACCAACTCAGAAGTGTTAGACAAGACGCAGCAAGAACTGTGTGCTTGAGCGCTTTAAATGAGTCCACTGTCCTTATCACACAGGATTGGGCAATGAAATTTTTACCAGTCAAATACAGAGAGTCCCAGTCTGATTGGTTTGGAAAGCGCGGGATATCTTGGCATATCAGTGTCATTGCAAGAAAAATCAATGGGCGGTATGAAAGTCAGAGCTTTGTCCACATCGTCGAGAATACATCACAAGACAGCTCTGTTGTAGTGCGCATTATTGAACATACCTTGAGGTCACTGAAAGAGGAGAATCCCGGAATCGACACAGCTTTCCTACGCCAGGATAACGCCGGATGCTATCATAACTCGGCTGTAATAGCATCGTGCTCTCTAATGAAGTTGAATACAGGGGTCAGTGTCCGTAGAGTGGATTTCAGTGACCCACAAGGAGGTAAAGGGGCCTGCGACAGAAAAGCAGCGACTATCAAAGGCCATGTGCGCAGATACATCAATGAAGGGCATGATGTGCAAAACGCCAAAGAATTTAAAACAGCCATCCTATCGAATGGAGGTGTCACCGGGGTCCGCGTTGCTGTTGTCGATGCTGCAGTTGCCGCTTGCGAACTGCCTCAGGTGAAAATGGATGGTGTAAGCATGTTAAACAACTTTGAGTTTTCTAGCGACGTGGTGACGGTCTGGAGAGCCTTTGACGTCGGCCGAGGAAAGCAAATAAGCAAATCTAAGCTTCATG TTCCTGACTTTTTGCAAGCCTGCCGATTTGACTGCAACATTTCACCTGGTGATTTCGTCGGTGCATCCCAAGAAACTTCTAAGAAGCCAGGACCCAATGGAACCTTGGAAGAAGAAGTGAAGGATGATGGTGACAAGAAAGCTGCCACCATTCTGTTCTCCTGCCCAAATGAAGGTTGTGTGAAGATGTATGAGCGACACTCAAGTCTTGAAAAGCACTTGTCCTTTGGGAAATGTAGAATGATGCCTGAAAAAGAGAACTTACTAGACAAAGCTAAGAGGACATACCACGCTCTCCTAAAGGAAGATACAAGTACGGCTAAAGCACTAGAAGCAGGAACACTTGAGGTGACGGATGGTGTCAGCTTGTCAGAGGGTTgggctttgaaaacaacaaaaaaatctgcACGATTCAATGAAGCTCAAAAGAAGTACTTGGAGGATAAATTTAACCTTGGGCAGGAAAAAGGTCACAAGCAAGACCCTGAGAGAGTGGCAAAAGATATGCGTTTTGCAAAGAAAGCAGATGGGTCTAGGCTGTTCTCAAGCGACGAGTTTCTGTCCGCACAACAGATACAGTCATTCTTTTCAAGAATGGCATCTAAGCTGCGTCACGCTGCGGCGATAAGTGATTCCGATATTAAAGCTGCGCAACACGAGCAAGAGTTCTGTGATACCCGTCAGGTTGTACTAAATGAAGTACAGTTGCAGCACCCCATCGCTTATGACAACTTCAACCTGTGCGACATGCGTAAGAAAGGAAGCTTAAAAAAACTTAACATAACCATGCTAAAGATTGTTTGCGAGTATTTTGGTGTGTGCACAGATGGATTCCACGTGAGGCGCAAGGCGGAGTACATTTCTGCATTAGTGGAACTGATCGACGCATGTGGTTGCTACCCCGTCTGA